Proteins from one Natrinema salifodinae genomic window:
- a CDS encoding LLM class flavin-dependent oxidoreductase has translation MSYSHVASDGSDRVGLYLQDKHSIRENMELVQYAEERGFDEVWQAESRLARDAITPMAAYAAVTDDIKIGSGVINNWTRNTALIAQTMSTLEELAGPDRIMCGIGAWWDPLAEKVGVDRSNSLRAMRECVEVTKQLLDMENVTYDGEHVNVRDIELDVVHGDSGPRTVPVFVGATGFKMLELTGHFADGALLNYLVSPEYNQKALDALQTGLDRSDRSLEDIDRPQLVVCSMDHDEEKALDNARELITQYLGQQPHIMKASGVSQDLIDEVGEAIGGWPADKDDIQEGMELIPDEVVHKLTASGRPEQCREKVREYAENGCLCPILYPLGDDPKLMIDEFADGYR, from the coding sequence ATGAGCTACAGTCACGTGGCAAGCGATGGGAGCGACAGAGTCGGCCTGTACCTTCAGGATAAACACTCGATTCGGGAGAACATGGAGCTGGTCCAGTACGCCGAAGAGCGAGGGTTCGACGAGGTCTGGCAGGCCGAATCTCGGCTCGCGCGCGACGCCATCACCCCGATGGCCGCGTACGCCGCCGTCACCGACGACATCAAGATCGGGTCCGGCGTCATCAACAACTGGACGAGAAATACCGCCCTCATCGCGCAGACGATGAGCACGCTCGAGGAGCTGGCGGGTCCGGATCGGATCATGTGCGGAATCGGCGCCTGGTGGGATCCGCTGGCCGAAAAGGTCGGGGTCGATCGATCGAACTCCCTTCGGGCGATGCGCGAGTGCGTCGAGGTCACGAAGCAGCTTCTCGACATGGAAAACGTGACCTACGACGGCGAACACGTCAACGTCCGTGACATCGAACTCGACGTCGTCCACGGCGACTCCGGACCGCGGACCGTCCCCGTCTTCGTCGGGGCCACCGGCTTCAAGATGCTAGAACTGACCGGGCACTTCGCCGACGGCGCTCTCCTGAACTATCTCGTCAGCCCCGAGTACAACCAGAAGGCGCTCGATGCGCTCCAGACCGGACTGGATCGGTCGGACCGGTCCCTCGAGGACATCGATCGACCGCAACTCGTCGTCTGTTCGATGGACCACGACGAGGAGAAGGCGCTGGACAACGCGCGAGAGCTGATCACCCAGTACCTCGGACAGCAACCGCACATCATGAAGGCGAGCGGCGTGAGTCAGGACCTCATCGACGAGGTCGGCGAGGCGATCGGCGGCTGGCCGGCGGACAAGGATGATATTCAGGAGGGAATGGAGCTAATCCCGGACGAAGTCGTCCACAAACTGACCGCGAGCGGCCGACCGGAGCAGTGTCGCGAGAAAGTCCGAGAGTACGCCGAGAACGGCTGTCTCTGTCCGATCCTGTATCCGCTCGGTGACGATCCGAAGCTCATGATCGACGAGTTTGCCGACGGATACCGCTGA
- a CDS encoding NAD(+)/NADH kinase, with translation MIGRRLATTEEILVLVSPDSDEELRTVEQWGRSHDVPVHAVGVGEDIDPVYDPGTEYLGVTLGGDGTYLEGVRQFSPKQIPILGVNAGTLAFLASVSPGDLTDALEEAVRGTARIDQRQQLHVDAADVDCTGINDVMIEHVPPENPVDRKITRLEVFADEEFIGQYEGSGLAVSTPTGSTGISLSAGGPIHYPRNNESLQIVPLHTHRLGVRPLVVDAETTIRVVSAGPANLLVDGGRAQATLEEDATVTIEGAETPAFVVTTSYDDDFFTSVSEKLGWGVRDGNADVGSKRVRTRTQTREPPHEDVRSSARHVAKEAARAAGQPLRELHGQTESIEYKTDKSDIVTEADYKAENIITTVIESEFPDHGIRSEESVQRPSDGECEHTWLIDPLDGTGNFAHGNPNYSISIALLENDDPVVGVVYAPETDELFSAIAGDGATLNGNPLSTTDRTALDECMLLSGYDPDGTFLSHTYHEARGVRRLGSAALNLCYLAAGTVDAVWEYDTYPWDVAGGLVIARAAGATVTNADGQPYDPTAELDARNELIGSNGPLHETLLSHLSDADALRTATTGATD, from the coding sequence ATGATCGGAAGACGGTTAGCCACGACGGAAGAGATACTCGTCCTCGTCAGTCCGGACAGCGACGAGGAACTGCGAACTGTCGAACAGTGGGGGCGGTCGCACGACGTTCCCGTCCACGCCGTCGGCGTCGGCGAGGACATCGATCCGGTCTACGATCCCGGAACGGAGTACCTCGGCGTCACGCTCGGCGGCGATGGAACGTACCTCGAAGGAGTGCGCCAGTTCAGCCCCAAGCAAATCCCCATTCTCGGCGTGAACGCCGGCACGCTCGCGTTTCTCGCGAGTGTCTCGCCGGGGGACCTCACCGATGCGCTCGAGGAGGCAGTCCGCGGAACGGCCCGGATCGATCAGCGACAGCAGTTACACGTCGACGCCGCCGACGTCGATTGCACCGGGATCAACGACGTGATGATCGAACACGTCCCGCCGGAAAACCCGGTCGACCGCAAGATAACGAGGCTCGAGGTGTTCGCCGACGAGGAGTTCATCGGCCAATACGAGGGGAGCGGACTCGCCGTTTCGACGCCGACCGGATCGACCGGCATCTCCCTGTCGGCCGGCGGGCCGATCCACTACCCGCGGAACAACGAATCGCTCCAGATCGTACCGCTGCACACGCACCGGCTCGGCGTCCGACCGCTCGTCGTCGACGCCGAAACGACGATCAGAGTCGTTTCCGCGGGACCGGCGAACCTGCTCGTCGACGGCGGGCGCGCACAGGCGACCCTCGAAGAAGACGCGACGGTTACGATCGAAGGTGCCGAAACGCCCGCGTTCGTCGTTACCACGAGTTACGACGACGACTTCTTCACGTCCGTCTCCGAGAAGTTGGGCTGGGGCGTTCGCGACGGCAACGCGGACGTCGGCTCGAAGCGGGTCCGAACCCGAACCCAAACACGCGAGCCTCCGCACGAAGACGTGCGTTCCAGCGCGCGACACGTCGCGAAAGAGGCCGCCCGCGCGGCCGGGCAACCGCTTCGCGAACTACACGGGCAGACGGAATCGATAGAGTACAAGACTGACAAGTCCGATATCGTTACCGAAGCCGACTACAAAGCCGAGAACATCATCACGACGGTCATCGAAAGCGAGTTTCCCGACCACGGAATCCGCTCCGAAGAGTCCGTCCAACGGCCGAGTGACGGCGAGTGCGAGCACACCTGGTTGATCGATCCGCTGGACGGCACCGGGAACTTCGCTCACGGCAACCCCAACTACTCGATCTCGATCGCGTTACTCGAAAACGACGACCCCGTCGTGGGCGTCGTTTACGCGCCCGAAACCGACGAGCTGTTCAGCGCGATCGCGGGCGACGGCGCGACCCTCAACGGCAACCCGCTCTCGACGACCGATCGGACCGCACTCGACGAGTGCATGCTGCTCTCGGGGTACGATCCCGACGGCACGTTCCTCTCGCACACCTATCACGAAGCGCGAGGGGTCCGTCGACTCGGCTCGGCCGCGCTCAATCTCTGTTACCTGGCGGCCGGAACGGTCGACGCCGTCTGGGAGTACGACACGTACCCCTGGGACGTGGCCGGCGGCCTCGTCATCGCCCGCGCGGCCGGCGCGACCGTGACGAACGCCGACGGACAGCCCTACGACCCGACCGCCGAGCTCGACGCGAGAAACGAACTGATCGGATCGAACGGACCGCTACACGAAACGCTGCTCTCTCACCTGAGCGACGCCGACGCGCTTCGAACCGCGACGACGGGCGCCACCGACTGA
- the thrC gene encoding threonine synthase, whose product MAMEHVTTLECTICEREYDPDQIIYTCPEHEGVKGILEVTYDYDVIHDNFDADLDGRISSQWKYEAFLPVDDDADVVTLNEGGTDLFDAPNLSEELGVETLVKDDGRNPTGCFKDRASSIAVTKAKHAGRDIITCASTGNAAASLSGYAARGGLDCRIFVPGDAPSGKLAQPLVYGADVLAVNGSYDEAYDLSVEVTDEYGWYNRNAAINPFQVEGKRTVGHELAEQSSVRGEVPDWVVFSMGDGCTIAGAWKGFREFYDLDYVEDTPKMLGVQAEGASAIHDAFHNHDDVDEIATTLADSIAVGRPRNTIKACRALEESGGTSLLVTDEEILEAEKLLGSTEGIYTEPAGATPLAGVKRALEEGVIDADETVVVNSTGFGLKDTESAKRATGDVVRIDPEIAEVEQRYDAAEPAAADD is encoded by the coding sequence ATGGCGATGGAGCACGTTACCACGCTCGAGTGTACCATTTGCGAGAGAGAGTACGATCCGGACCAAATCATCTACACGTGTCCGGAACACGAGGGGGTCAAAGGGATCCTCGAGGTGACGTACGATTACGACGTCATCCACGACAACTTCGACGCCGACCTCGACGGCCGCATTTCCAGCCAGTGGAAGTACGAAGCGTTCCTCCCGGTCGACGACGACGCCGACGTCGTGACGCTCAACGAGGGCGGGACTGATCTCTTCGACGCGCCGAACCTCAGCGAGGAACTGGGCGTCGAGACGCTCGTCAAAGACGACGGCCGGAATCCGACCGGGTGCTTCAAAGACCGCGCGAGTTCCATCGCGGTAACGAAGGCGAAACACGCCGGACGAGACATCATCACGTGCGCCTCGACCGGAAACGCGGCGGCCTCGTTATCGGGCTACGCCGCCCGAGGCGGCCTCGACTGTCGAATTTTCGTCCCCGGCGACGCCCCCTCGGGAAAGCTCGCACAGCCGTTGGTCTACGGCGCCGACGTGCTCGCCGTCAACGGCTCGTACGACGAAGCGTACGATCTGAGCGTCGAGGTCACCGACGAGTACGGCTGGTACAACCGCAACGCGGCGATCAATCCGTTCCAGGTCGAAGGGAAACGTACAGTCGGCCACGAACTCGCCGAACAGTCGTCGGTTCGCGGGGAGGTCCCCGACTGGGTCGTATTCTCGATGGGGGACGGTTGTACGATCGCCGGCGCCTGGAAAGGATTCCGCGAGTTTTACGACCTGGATTACGTCGAGGACACGCCGAAAATGCTCGGCGTCCAGGCGGAAGGCGCGTCCGCGATCCACGACGCGTTCCATAACCACGACGACGTCGACGAGATCGCCACCACGCTGGCCGACAGTATCGCAGTCGGCCGACCGCGGAACACGATCAAAGCCTGTCGGGCGCTCGAGGAGAGCGGCGGCACGTCGCTGCTCGTCACCGACGAGGAGATTCTCGAGGCCGAGAAACTGTTGGGAAGCACCGAGGGAATTTACACCGAACCGGCCGGCGCAACGCCGCTCGCCGGGGTCAAGCGCGCCCTCGAGGAGGGTGTCATCGACGCCGACGAGACGGTGGTCGTCAACTCGACCGGGTTCGGACTGAAAGACACCGAGAGCGCGAAACGCGCCACCGGTGACGTCGTGCGGATCGATCCCGAGATCGCGGAAGTGGAGCAGCGGTACGACGCGGCGGAGCCCGCTGCGGCCGACGACTGA